The Desulfuromonadaceae bacterium genome contains a region encoding:
- the dinD gene encoding DNA damage-inducible protein D — protein MKIDVIHSLTDSFESHAQQTEGGVEFWLARDLQHLLGYSEWRNFTAVISKAKTACEVSGHAISDHFVDVNKMVDLGSGSQREVDDIMLTRYACYLIAQNGDAKKQEIAFAQTYFAVQTRKAELIEQRLLEAERVSARKKLSATEKELSEVIYEQTGGNQNFALIRSKGDQALFGKTTQAMKAHWKVPDNRPLADFAPTIILKAKDFATEITIFNARQHQMDREGDISREHVTNNQAVRNTLLERGIRPEHLPAAEDVKKVERRIATADKKSLKNPDPLDA, from the coding sequence ATGAAGATTGATGTCATTCACTCGCTGACCGATTCTTTTGAATCTCATGCTCAGCAGACCGAAGGCGGCGTTGAATTCTGGCTTGCCCGTGATTTGCAGCATCTGCTCGGTTACTCTGAGTGGCGCAATTTCACCGCGGTCATATCCAAGGCCAAGACCGCCTGCGAGGTATCCGGTCATGCCATTTCAGACCATTTTGTTGATGTCAACAAAATGGTCGACCTCGGTTCCGGCAGTCAGCGCGAAGTCGATGACATCATGCTCACCCGCTACGCCTGTTATCTGATTGCCCAGAACGGCGATGCCAAGAAGCAGGAAATCGCCTTTGCCCAGACCTATTTCGCGGTGCAGACCCGCAAAGCAGAATTGATCGAACAACGCCTGCTGGAAGCCGAGCGGGTTTCGGCCCGCAAAAAGCTCTCGGCCACCGAAAAGGAACTGTCCGAGGTCATCTACGAACAGACCGGCGGCAACCAGAATTTCGCCCTCATCCGCAGCAAGGGCGATCAGGCGCTGTTCGGTAAAACCACCCAGGCCATGAAGGCCCATTGGAAAGTACCGGACAATCGACCACTGGCCGACTTCGCCCCCACCATCATCCTGAAAGCCAAGGATTTCGCCACCGAGATCACCATCTTCAACGCCAGGCAGCACCAGATGGACCGCGAGGGTGATATCTCCCGGGAACACGTCACCAACAATCAGGCGGTTAGAAACACCCTGCTCGAACGCGGCATTCGCCCCGAGCACCTGCCGGCTGCCGAGGATGTCAAAAA